The following are from one region of the Streptomyces decoyicus genome:
- a CDS encoding SDR family NAD(P)-dependent oxidoreductase encodes MTGQRLEGKVALITGATGGIGAATAKLFAREGARLVVTDVHQERLTALTEEIEETGADVMSACLDVSSARQWDGVITTVRERFATLDILVNLAGILDWPGIEDTQEDTWNRVIDVNQKGTWLGMKAAMPLLRAGGNASVINTSSVLGLVGSGAAAAYQASKGAVRLLSKTAAVEYARQGVRVNSLHPGVIATPMIQDLLDEEGDQQPDIVRTPMRRAGRADEIASAMLFLAGDESSFVTGTELVVDGGLTAH; translated from the coding sequence ATGACGGGACAACGACTTGAGGGCAAGGTCGCGCTGATCACCGGTGCGACGGGAGGAATCGGCGCAGCTACCGCCAAGCTGTTCGCCCGCGAAGGCGCGCGACTGGTCGTCACAGACGTCCACCAGGAGCGCCTCACGGCACTCACGGAGGAGATCGAGGAAACCGGCGCGGACGTCATGTCCGCCTGCCTGGACGTCTCCTCCGCACGGCAGTGGGACGGGGTCATCACCACCGTCCGCGAGCGGTTCGCCACCCTGGACATTCTCGTCAACCTCGCGGGCATCCTGGACTGGCCAGGCATCGAGGACACCCAGGAAGACACGTGGAACCGCGTCATCGACGTGAATCAGAAAGGCACCTGGCTCGGGATGAAGGCGGCCATGCCCCTGCTGCGCGCCGGCGGCAACGCCTCGGTGATCAACACCTCGTCCGTCCTGGGCCTCGTGGGAAGCGGAGCAGCCGCCGCCTACCAGGCATCCAAGGGCGCGGTGCGCCTGCTCAGCAAGACCGCGGCTGTCGAGTACGCCCGTCAGGGAGTACGGGTCAACTCCCTCCACCCCGGTGTCATTGCCACGCCGATGATCCAGGACCTCCTGGACGAGGAGGGCGACCAGCAGCCGGACATCGTGCGTACCCCGATGCGCCGGGCGGGCCGCGCCGACGAGATCGCCTCCGCCATGCTCTTCCTGGCCGGCGACGAGTCCTCGTTCGTCACCGGTACCGAGCTGGTGGTCGACGGCGGCCTCACCGCCCACTGA
- a CDS encoding helix-turn-helix transcriptional regulator, with the protein MSDNVLGDFLRARRSGLRPEDIGMASYGMRRVAGLRREEVAVLAGVNVDYYTRLEQGRERHPSPQVLDALSRALHLDTEAGAHLHRLAGTAPIDRSVPQRDAVSPALRQLMDGYPHTPAFVLNRTLDILATNALADALYAPFDPADNLARMTFLDPAGRDFYTRWDWTAQVTVANLRQAAGFEPGNPRLNVLIGTLTEQSSAFAALWQAHSVRGKTRDAKQLNHPEVGPLTLTYQAFDVRDAPGQQLVIYHAEPGSTDAEALSLLGAINATRRQTAPDPHP; encoded by the coding sequence ATGTCCGACAACGTCCTGGGAGATTTCCTGCGCGCCCGGCGCTCCGGCCTGCGGCCCGAAGACATCGGCATGGCGAGCTACGGCATGCGGAGGGTCGCCGGGCTACGCCGTGAGGAAGTCGCGGTTCTGGCCGGAGTGAACGTCGACTACTACACCCGCCTCGAACAGGGCCGGGAACGGCATCCCTCGCCCCAGGTCCTCGACGCCCTGAGCCGCGCCCTCCACCTCGACACCGAGGCAGGCGCCCACCTCCACCGGCTGGCCGGCACCGCGCCAATTGACCGCTCGGTGCCGCAGCGGGACGCGGTCAGCCCGGCGCTGCGCCAGCTCATGGACGGCTACCCCCACACCCCGGCCTTCGTCCTGAACCGCACCCTGGACATCCTGGCCACCAACGCCCTGGCCGACGCCTTGTACGCGCCCTTCGACCCCGCGGACAATCTCGCCCGTATGACCTTCCTCGACCCGGCCGGCCGCGACTTCTACACCCGCTGGGACTGGACCGCACAGGTCACCGTGGCCAACCTTCGTCAGGCGGCCGGTTTTGAGCCCGGCAATCCCCGGCTCAACGTGCTCATCGGCACCCTGACCGAGCAGAGCAGCGCGTTCGCGGCGCTGTGGCAGGCCCACTCCGTGCGCGGCAAGACCCGGGACGCAAAGCAGCTCAACCACCCCGAGGTCGGACCGCTCACCCTCACCTACCAAGCCTTCGACGTCCGCGACGCACCCGGCCAGCAACTCGTCATCTACCACGCCGAACCCGGCAGCACCGATGCCGAAGCCCTGTCCCTGCTCGGCGCCATCAACGCCACCCGACGGCAGACAGCGCCGGACCCGCACCCGTAG
- a CDS encoding serine/threonine-protein kinase: MGRVFVGESVTGRRVAVKLVREDLAATPGFRDRFRREAKLAMRAGGFWTAPVVDADPDATMPWIASQYVDGPSLAEHIVQQGPLGEAEVRRLGTGLAEAIASFHRGGLVHRDLKPSNVLLVDDGPRVIDFGISKALETTGGTDLTKAGTVLGTPGFMSPEQALGQSVGPPSDVFSLGSLLVYAATGAGAFGDGPSHALLFRVVYEAPDLGAVPDGLRGLVQDCLHKSPEARPTADALLARLAGVPRAAVPDPRIAPRTVPTTVSDADALAATGPQRGSSTATTEPPEPSPRRHRPVAEPPAALPTFSVEKWGLAACRRRMRRPAVSALTVAGFLLFIGVLAEGAPAAFALLFLAMLLHLLYGLKVSLPLLRRRALRVGADGLFVRHGRHTLTVPWRDISSVTLTGKRNRHSIDLTAALEEGTDTRVPSPFHAGTGVLKCTIVSSATNETGARLDGLDTALRHFAGSRYQSLPVAG, encoded by the coding sequence ATGGGCCGGGTGTTCGTCGGAGAATCCGTGACAGGGCGGCGGGTTGCCGTGAAGCTCGTACGGGAGGATCTGGCGGCCACGCCCGGTTTCCGCGACAGGTTCCGGCGCGAGGCCAAGCTCGCGATGCGGGCGGGCGGCTTCTGGACCGCGCCGGTCGTCGACGCGGACCCGGACGCCACCATGCCGTGGATCGCAAGCCAGTACGTCGACGGCCCCTCGCTCGCCGAACACATCGTCCAGCAGGGCCCGTTGGGCGAGGCCGAGGTACGCAGGCTCGGCACCGGGCTGGCCGAGGCAATCGCGTCGTTCCACCGGGGCGGCCTTGTCCACCGCGATCTCAAGCCCTCCAATGTCCTGCTCGTCGACGACGGTCCGAGGGTCATCGACTTCGGCATCTCCAAGGCCCTGGAGACCACCGGCGGTACCGATCTGACCAAGGCCGGGACCGTCCTCGGCACACCTGGCTTCATGTCGCCGGAGCAGGCGCTGGGGCAGTCGGTGGGCCCGCCCTCGGATGTCTTCTCGCTCGGTTCCCTGCTCGTCTACGCGGCCACCGGCGCCGGCGCCTTCGGTGACGGGCCCTCCCACGCGCTGCTGTTCCGGGTGGTGTACGAGGCACCCGATCTCGGCGCGGTGCCGGACGGGCTGCGGGGGCTGGTGCAGGACTGTCTGCACAAGTCTCCGGAGGCCCGCCCCACCGCCGATGCGCTTCTCGCGCGCCTCGCGGGCGTACCGCGGGCGGCGGTCCCCGACCCGCGCATCGCGCCGAGGACCGTGCCGACGACCGTTTCCGACGCGGATGCCCTGGCGGCCACCGGGCCGCAGCGAGGGAGCTCGACGGCCACGACCGAGCCACCCGAGCCGTCACCGCGCCGGCACCGGCCGGTTGCTGAACCGCCGGCCGCCCTCCCCACCTTCAGCGTGGAGAAATGGGGCCTCGCGGCGTGCCGGCGCCGCATGCGACGGCCGGCCGTGTCGGCGTTGACGGTCGCCGGCTTCCTGCTCTTCATCGGAGTGCTGGCCGAAGGGGCCCCGGCCGCGTTCGCGTTGCTGTTCCTCGCCATGCTGCTGCACCTGCTCTACGGGCTGAAGGTCTCGTTGCCGCTCCTCAGGCGCAGGGCACTGCGGGTCGGAGCGGACGGGCTCTTCGTACGGCACGGCCGACACACGCTCACGGTGCCCTGGCGGGACATCTCCTCCGTCACACTCACCGGAAAGCGGAACAGGCACAGCATCGACCTGACGGCGGCCCTCGAAGAAGGAACGGACACCCGGGTCCCCTCCCCGTTCCACGCCGGGACGGGCGTGCTGAAGTGCACGATCGTCTCCTCCGCGACGAACGAGACGGGCGCCCGCCTGGACGGCCTCGATACCGCACTGCGGCACTTCGCGGGCAGCCGCTACCAGTCGCTTCCCGTCGCGGGCTGA
- a CDS encoding MurR/RpiR family transcriptional regulator — protein MGIPEESAGEGTGLTRLRAAVRDAWDELSTSERAVAQYLVGAEPEQLLFASAQELGTASGTSNATVVRALQRIGYAGLPALKRDLTTDFTTAVAPEVRLRQRIAHVGKDLAGIWDDVFDEAAERIGHARRLTDAESFQRAVAALAPAGEVFCYGVAASEIAARHLALMLARTGRRARFLGATGFAFADALLPLGRGDAVVVFQPGRPLTEFTVLVERARAVGAKVVFVTDELGHTFEGRVEAVLTAPHTPTGITAESLTGLVIADALLLALTTLDETRAVETSHQLTALREQLLPPGVRTRVRRDPSS, from the coding sequence ATGGGGATTCCAGAAGAGTCCGCGGGCGAGGGCACCGGCTTGACGCGGCTGCGAGCCGCCGTCCGTGACGCCTGGGACGAGCTCTCCACCTCCGAACGCGCAGTGGCCCAGTACCTCGTGGGGGCCGAGCCCGAGCAGCTGCTCTTCGCCAGCGCGCAGGAGCTCGGCACCGCCAGCGGCACCAGCAACGCCACCGTCGTACGCGCCCTCCAGCGCATCGGCTACGCGGGCCTGCCCGCCCTCAAGCGCGATCTGACCACCGACTTCACCACCGCCGTCGCCCCCGAGGTCCGGCTGCGGCAGCGCATCGCCCATGTCGGCAAGGACCTCGCGGGCATCTGGGACGACGTCTTCGACGAGGCGGCGGAACGGATCGGGCACGCCCGGCGGCTGACCGACGCCGAGTCCTTCCAGCGTGCGGTGGCCGCGCTCGCCCCGGCCGGGGAGGTGTTCTGCTACGGCGTCGCAGCCTCCGAGATCGCCGCCCGGCACCTCGCCCTGATGCTCGCCCGCACCGGCCGCCGGGCCCGCTTCCTGGGCGCGACAGGCTTCGCATTCGCCGATGCGCTGCTGCCACTGGGACGCGGCGACGCGGTGGTGGTCTTCCAGCCGGGGCGCCCGCTGACGGAGTTCACCGTGCTGGTCGAGCGGGCCCGCGCGGTCGGCGCCAAGGTCGTCTTCGTCACCGATGAACTCGGCCACACCTTCGAGGGCCGCGTCGAAGCCGTACTGACCGCGCCCCACACCCCCACCGGCATCACCGCCGAGTCGCTGACCGGCCTGGTCATCGCCGACGCCCTGCTGCTCGCCCTGACCACGCTGGACGAGACCCGCGCGGTGGAGACCTCACACCAACTGACGGCGCTGCGCGAACAGTTGCTGCCGCCCGGGGTGAGGACGCGGGTCCGGAGGGACCCGTCGTCCTAG
- a CDS encoding C45 family autoproteolytic acyltransferase/hydolase, producing MAQRTLPVIEIAGSPAERGRQYGEAVRDRIHAATAYYEAAFGASSGLTWQQVTARAARWLAPVRDYAPHLVEEMQGIADGAAVDLLDILALNARGEVMYDKSFAKISEAAMADDEEPAEGCTSYAAYGEASGDGHVYAGQNWDWRAGVADTVVLIRIVQPPKPTLIMQVEAGQIGRQGASSAGIALNANGLGGRFDDAIGLPQTVVRRSVLDQVSITDALEVLCRTRAHIASNALLTCREGFAVDLETTPAGHGWMYPTDGLLVHGNHYQAGVPAELAARYRPVSSDSLLRVPRAEAGLRALRTSTGPDESRKIIRQAMSDHLGHPESLCTHPDSRKQALRHWTTLVSSCVDLTSGEYHATAGTPCEHAYQRAPWNLYDGPGAHR from the coding sequence ATGGCACAGCGCACCCTTCCGGTCATCGAGATCGCCGGTTCGCCGGCCGAGCGAGGCCGCCAGTACGGCGAGGCGGTGCGCGACCGCATCCACGCCGCGACCGCGTACTACGAAGCCGCCTTCGGCGCCTCCAGCGGGCTGACCTGGCAGCAGGTCACCGCCCGTGCCGCCCGCTGGCTGGCGCCGGTCCGCGACTACGCGCCCCACCTGGTCGAGGAGATGCAGGGGATCGCCGACGGCGCGGCCGTCGACCTGCTCGACATCCTCGCCCTCAACGCCCGTGGCGAGGTCATGTACGACAAGTCCTTCGCCAAGATCAGCGAGGCGGCCATGGCGGACGACGAGGAGCCCGCCGAGGGCTGCACCTCCTACGCCGCCTACGGGGAGGCCAGCGGCGACGGCCATGTCTACGCCGGGCAGAACTGGGACTGGCGGGCCGGCGTCGCCGACACCGTCGTGCTGATCCGGATCGTCCAGCCGCCCAAACCGACCCTGATCATGCAGGTCGAAGCCGGGCAGATCGGCCGCCAGGGCGCCAGCTCGGCCGGTATCGCGCTCAATGCCAACGGGCTCGGCGGGCGGTTCGACGACGCGATCGGACTGCCGCAGACCGTCGTACGGCGCAGCGTCCTGGACCAGGTCAGCATCACCGACGCCCTCGAAGTGCTGTGCCGCACCCGCGCGCACATCGCCAGCAACGCGCTGCTGACCTGTCGCGAGGGATTCGCCGTCGACCTGGAGACCACCCCGGCCGGGCACGGCTGGATGTACCCCACCGACGGGCTCCTGGTGCACGGCAACCACTACCAGGCCGGCGTGCCGGCCGAGCTCGCCGCCAGGTACCGCCCGGTGTCGTCCGACTCCCTGCTGCGGGTGCCGCGCGCCGAGGCCGGGCTGCGGGCACTGCGCACGTCCACCGGGCCCGACGAGTCGCGCAAGATCATCCGGCAGGCGATGTCGGACCACCTCGGCCACCCCGAGTCGCTGTGCACCCACCCCGATTCCCGGAAGCAGGCACTCCGGCACTGGACGACGCTGGTCTCCTCGTGCGTGGATCTGACCAGCGGCGAATACCACGCCACCGCCGGCACCCCCTGCGAGCACGCATACCAGCGGGCGCCGTGGAACCTCTACGACGGACCGGGGGCCCACCGATGA
- a CDS encoding ABC transporter substrate-binding protein: MKRTPATPLLAAAVATLALGAAGCSGATNALGGGKPLNAADLKLTPTTAQATGRLGTVNWLLEDEPDSLDLDTQGTSAGRTVLTNVCERLYQLQPDMSVRPFLARKVTRPDPTTLVLSLRDDVTFHDGAKMTADDVLWSLKRHADPDMEQADEFGNVKKMAKTGPHEITVVFKQPDALFTKALAGDAGLVYHRSQVQAAGKDFGTPGRGDACSGPYELKSWKSGDSLTIHRYDGYWGGKPLTRQVVFRWASDSAFVNALTTGAADGGYAEAPNTAAALAGRKGLSEHYGPSTASLALIPTERGGLKDPAIRRALSLALDRTGIAASGYGGLVQPWATPVGSGAWGYAKPAFAAAQRKLNATAPERPDAAGLARARKLVKEAGAPAEPIVIGTDASQGRTVIANAVRAALQRIGLAGVIKTVPTAQFEEFYSSPQARSEIDVLVGDWYISKSDPMGFYDNALSDSPNNWVGFKSRSYDSTVHQAMRTLDDGARARLAVQVQKEFADAAVWIPVAQVPAVLVLKDGLTGPPASQAHLYYPWAAELGTEPGSAPSHQPPGKD, encoded by the coding sequence ATGAAGCGCACACCGGCCACTCCCCTGCTGGCCGCGGCCGTCGCCACCCTCGCCCTGGGGGCGGCGGGGTGCAGCGGCGCCACCAACGCCCTCGGCGGCGGCAAGCCCCTGAACGCCGCCGACCTCAAGCTCACCCCCACGACCGCCCAGGCCACCGGCCGGCTCGGCACCGTCAACTGGCTGCTGGAGGACGAACCGGACTCCCTCGACCTGGACACCCAGGGCACCAGCGCCGGTCGGACGGTCCTCACCAACGTCTGCGAGCGGCTCTACCAGCTTCAGCCCGATATGTCCGTCCGCCCCTTCCTCGCCCGCAAGGTCACCCGCCCCGATCCCACCACTCTGGTGCTGAGCCTGCGCGACGACGTCACCTTCCACGACGGCGCGAAGATGACCGCCGACGACGTGCTGTGGAGCCTGAAACGGCACGCCGACCCGGACATGGAGCAGGCCGACGAGTTCGGCAACGTCAAGAAGATGGCCAAGACGGGTCCGCACGAGATCACCGTGGTGTTCAAGCAGCCCGACGCCCTCTTCACCAAGGCGCTCGCGGGCGATGCGGGGCTGGTCTACCACCGCAGCCAGGTGCAGGCGGCCGGCAAGGACTTCGGTACCCCGGGGCGCGGCGACGCCTGCTCGGGCCCGTATGAGCTCAAGAGCTGGAAGTCGGGTGACTCGCTCACCATCCACCGCTACGACGGCTACTGGGGCGGCAAACCCCTGACCCGGCAGGTCGTCTTCCGCTGGGCCTCCGACAGCGCCTTCGTCAACGCCCTGACCACCGGCGCCGCCGACGGCGGCTACGCCGAAGCCCCCAACACCGCCGCCGCCCTGGCCGGCCGCAAGGGCCTCAGCGAGCACTACGGCCCCAGCACCGCCTCCCTCGCCCTCATCCCCACCGAGCGCGGCGGCCTCAAGGACCCAGCGATCCGTCGCGCGCTGTCCCTCGCTCTGGACCGCACCGGCATCGCCGCCTCCGGCTACGGCGGCCTCGTCCAGCCCTGGGCGACCCCCGTCGGCTCCGGTGCCTGGGGCTATGCGAAACCCGCCTTCGCCGCGGCACAGCGGAAGCTGAACGCCACCGCCCCCGAGCGGCCGGACGCCGCCGGCCTCGCACGGGCCAGGAAGCTGGTGAAGGAGGCCGGGGCGCCCGCCGAACCGATCGTCATCGGCACGGACGCGAGCCAGGGCCGCACCGTCATCGCCAACGCGGTGCGCGCCGCGCTCCAGCGCATCGGGCTCGCCGGAGTGATCAAGACCGTGCCGACCGCCCAGTTCGAGGAGTTCTACAGCTCCCCGCAGGCCCGCTCGGAGATCGATGTGCTGGTCGGCGACTGGTACATCTCCAAGAGCGACCCGATGGGCTTCTACGACAACGCCCTGTCGGACAGCCCCAACAACTGGGTCGGCTTCAAGAGCCGTTCGTACGACAGCACGGTGCACCAGGCGATGCGCACCCTGGACGACGGTGCGCGCGCCCGGCTCGCCGTACAGGTGCAGAAGGAGTTCGCCGACGCCGCGGTGTGGATCCCCGTCGCGCAGGTGCCTGCCGTGCTCGTCCTCAAGGACGGGCTGACCGGGCCGCCCGCTTCGCAGGCCCACCTCTATTACCCATGGGCCGCCGAGCTGGGTACCGAGCCCGGGTCCGCCCCCTCCCACCAGCCCCCAGGGAAGGACTGA
- a CDS encoding ABC transporter permease, translated as MVRRLVRRIAGLIATLFAASFVIFASVYAAPGDPAVFLAGGRDKLTPEKLATVRAQYHLDEPLVVQYGRWLWDCVHTDLGRSFRYGDQVADLLAARLPTTLELVAYATVLFVLLGVGAGVLAAVRRGWVDSAVVGATTLAGSVPSFVAAIALISLFGVQLGWFPVTGGGTGFAGTVHHLTLPALSMALGALAIISRVTRQAMLDAAAADHVEVARACGVPEREIVLRHVLRNALGPIVTMCGLVTAGMLAGTVVIETAFGISGIGSLLVGAINTHDFPVAQAVLLLMVTGYILATTVVDLVHPLLDPRIKAARSTV; from the coding sequence GTGGTCCGCAGACTCGTACGGCGCATCGCCGGCCTGATCGCGACGCTGTTCGCCGCTTCCTTCGTCATCTTCGCGTCCGTCTACGCCGCCCCCGGGGACCCGGCGGTCTTCCTCGCCGGCGGCCGCGACAAGCTCACCCCCGAGAAACTCGCCACCGTCCGTGCGCAGTACCACCTCGACGAGCCGCTGGTCGTCCAGTACGGCCGGTGGTTGTGGGACTGCGTGCACACCGACCTGGGGCGGTCCTTCCGATACGGCGACCAGGTGGCCGATCTGCTGGCCGCCCGGCTGCCCACCACCCTCGAACTCGTCGCTTACGCGACGGTGCTGTTCGTCCTGCTGGGTGTCGGCGCCGGGGTGCTGGCGGCGGTGCGCCGCGGCTGGGTGGACTCCGCCGTCGTCGGCGCCACCACCCTCGCCGGCTCCGTCCCCTCCTTCGTCGCCGCCATCGCGCTGATCTCGCTCTTCGGGGTGCAGCTCGGCTGGTTCCCGGTGACGGGTGGCGGAACGGGCTTCGCGGGAACGGTCCACCACCTCACCCTGCCCGCGCTGTCGATGGCACTGGGCGCGCTGGCGATCATCAGCCGGGTCACCCGGCAGGCCATGCTGGACGCCGCGGCCGCCGACCATGTGGAGGTCGCCCGTGCCTGTGGCGTCCCCGAGCGCGAGATCGTGCTGCGGCATGTGCTGCGCAACGCCCTCGGCCCGATCGTGACGATGTGCGGTCTGGTCACCGCCGGCATGCTGGCCGGCACCGTCGTCATCGAGACCGCCTTCGGGATCAGCGGCATCGGCTCGCTGCTCGTCGGGGCCATCAACACCCATGACTTCCCGGTCGCCCAGGCCGTCCTGCTGCTGATGGTCACCGGCTACATCCTCGCCACCACCGTCGTCGACCTCGTGCACCCGCTGCTCGACCCGCGGATCAAGGCCGCAAGGAGCACCGTATGA
- a CDS encoding ABC transporter permease — MTSLSPAAGPGPVVAAAPRPRTKRPVGPTAAAGFLALVVLAALGAPLLAPYAPDAIDLSSSLTGTGREHLLGTDASGQDLLSRVLYGARTSLIAPLLLLALAAVLGVTLGTVAAWRGGWVDTLLSRVTDVMYAFPGLLFVVLIIAVFGSGITTSVIALGLAFAPTIAKYTRSIALAERAKPYIDAYRVQGMGGARICVRHLVPNLGRSLVGYLVVLFGEALMSLATLSYLGFGTQPPSSDWGLMVQEGQAAIVQGALLPAMVPGCAVAAVVVAFNVAGVRAADRLSAKG, encoded by the coding sequence ATGACCTCCCTCAGCCCGGCGGCGGGGCCCGGCCCCGTAGTTGCCGCCGCTCCCCGCCCGCGGACCAAGCGTCCGGTCGGTCCCACGGCCGCCGCCGGTTTCCTCGCGCTGGTGGTGCTCGCCGCGCTCGGCGCGCCGCTGCTCGCCCCGTACGCGCCGGACGCCATCGATCTGTCGTCCTCACTCACCGGCACCGGCCGGGAGCATCTGCTGGGCACCGACGCCTCGGGCCAGGACCTGCTCAGCCGGGTCCTCTACGGGGCCAGGACCAGCCTGATCGCACCGCTGCTGCTGCTCGCGCTGGCCGCCGTGCTGGGCGTCACCCTGGGCACCGTCGCCGCCTGGCGCGGCGGCTGGGTCGACACCCTGCTCAGCCGGGTCACCGACGTCATGTACGCGTTCCCCGGGCTGCTGTTCGTCGTGCTGATCATCGCGGTCTTCGGCTCCGGCATCACCACCTCGGTGATCGCCCTGGGGCTGGCCTTCGCCCCCACCATCGCCAAATACACCCGCAGCATCGCCCTCGCCGAACGCGCCAAGCCCTATATCGACGCCTACCGCGTCCAGGGGATGGGCGGTGCCCGGATCTGTGTCCGCCACCTCGTCCCCAACCTCGGCCGGTCCCTCGTCGGCTACCTCGTCGTCCTCTTCGGGGAGGCCCTGATGAGCCTGGCCACGCTCAGTTATCTGGGCTTCGGCACCCAGCCGCCCAGCTCCGACTGGGGGCTGATGGTGCAGGAGGGCCAGGCCGCGATCGTCCAGGGGGCGCTGCTGCCGGCCATGGTGCCGGGCTGTGCCGTGGCCGCCGTCGTGGTGGCCTTCAATGTCGCCGGTGTCCGGGCCGCCGACCGACTCTCCGCCAAGGGGTAG